From a single Miscanthus floridulus cultivar M001 chromosome 8, ASM1932011v1, whole genome shotgun sequence genomic region:
- the LOC136474727 gene encoding protein JINGUBANG-like, whose protein sequence is MGPPAPGHVLLQVQVAVAGVRIKEILCSFLDQSHYCAYNETKPLPFWLIRFFISSMNSASEQELSQIRHEPAEAMLSQAVSLSSHPSLPSLPSLGPRDLNVSPCHHQCVATLRDHSSYVSALALDGHSLYSASSDGRIRVWPLGDASGRQEQQRDDDDGCRATVVAACDSSVKCLLATGSNGLLLSSHQDGKIMAWRTGGRKDGTPRLVLRAVLPTCVDRLRTFLLPWSYVQVRRHRWRTWVHHVDAVTALAVSPDGALLYSASWDRSLKVWRLPGFRCVESIAPAHDDAINALAVSPDGHVYTGSADKKIKAWRRHPERRNKHVLVQTMERHRSAVNALALGADGKVLYSGACDRSVVVWERADGGAGSMEATGTLRGHSKAILCLAAGGDVVCSGSADRTVRVWRRGAENTGYTRLAVLEGHGAPVKSLTLVYGRDSGLFSGWGDPEEGSSGGGGGGGGHCTIVCSGALDGEVKIWSVLFPVLL, encoded by the coding sequence ATGGGGCCGCCGGCGCCGGGCCATGTTCTTCTTCAGGTCCAAGTTGCAGTTGCAGGTGTGCGAATAAAGGAAATCTTATGCAGCTTTCTGGATCAGAGCCACTACTGCGCTTACAATGAAACAAAGCCGCTGCCTTTTTGgctcattagattcttcatcagTTCCATGAATTCCGCCAGTGAGCAAGAGCTAAGCCAAATCCGGCACGAGCCTGCAGAAGCTATGCTCTCTCAGGCCGTGTCGCTCTCGTCGCATCCAAGCCTTCCTTCCCTGCCATCGTTAGGTCCCCGCGACCTAAACGTCAGCCCTTGCCACCACCAGTGCGTGGCCACCCTCAGAGACCACTCCTCCTACGTCTCAGCTCTCGCCCTCGACGGTCACTCGCTGTACAGCGCCTCGTCGGACGGCCGCATCAGGGTGTGGCCATTGGGCGACGCGAGCGGAAGGCAGGAACAGCAACGGGATGACGACGACGGTTGCAGGGCCACGGTCGTTGCCGCGTGCGACAGCTCCGTGAAGTGTCTTCTCGCCACGGGCAGCAACGGTCTCCTCCTCAGCTCCCACCAAGACGGCAAGATCATGGCGTGGCGGACCGGCGGAAGGAAGGACGGGACCCCGCGCCTCGTTCTGCGCGCCGTCCTGCCAACCTGCGTGGACCGGCTGCGGACGTTCCTGCTCCCGTGGAGCTACGTGCAGGTCCGGCGGCACCGGTGGCGCACCTGGGTGCACCAcgtggacgcggtcaccgcgctCGCGGTGTCCCCGGACGGCGCGCTCCTGTACTCGGCGTCGTGGGACCGGAGCCTCAAGGTGTGGCGGCTTCCGGGGTTCCGGTGCGTGGAGTCCATCGCGCCCGCGCACGACGACGCCATCAACGCGCTGGCCGTGTCTCCCGACGGGCACGTGTACACGGGCTCCGCCGACAAGAAGATCAAGGCGTGGAGGCGCCACCCGGAGCGGAGGAACAAGCACGTGCTCGTGCAGACGATGGAGCGCCACAGGTCGGCGGTGAACGCGCTCGCTCTAGGAGCCGACGGGAAGGTGCTCTACTCCGGCGCGTGCGACCGGTCGGTGGTGGTGTGGGAGCGGGCCGACGGCGGCGCCGGGAGCATGGAGGCCACTGGCACGCTCAGAGGGCACTCCAAGGCGATCCTGTGCCTGGCGGCGGGCGGGGACGTGGTGTGCAGCGGCTCCGCGGACAGGACGGTGAGGGTGTGGAGGAGGGGAGCGGAGAATACGGGGTACACTCGCCTGGCCGTCCTGGAAGGCCACGGCGCGCCTGTGAAGAGCCTAACTTTGGTGTACGGACGTGACAGCGGCTTGTTCAGCGGTTGGGGCGACCCAGAGGAGGGATcgtccggtggtggtggtggcggcggcggccattgTACTATTGTTTGCAGTGGCGCGTTGGACGGCGAGGTGAAGATTTGGAGCGTATTGTTTCCAGTTCTCTTGTAG
- the LOC136474728 gene encoding metalloendoproteinase 2-MMP-like translates to MMGVSQAAAVVAVMAFAVALPASAFPSGLPPGAPSFPNPWAAFQNLSGCHMGEERQGLAGLKDYLSHFGYLPPPPSSSPFSDAFDQDLEAAIATYQRNFGLNATGALDPSTVSQMVAPRCGVADVINGTSTMARSSSADDHGRHLYAYFPGEPTWPPFRRDLRYAITATSETSIDRSTLSDVFARAFSRWAAATNLRFAETASESDADITIGFYAGSHGDGEPFDGPLGTLAHAFSPTDGRFHLDAAEAWVAGSDVSRSSTTGAVDLESVAVHEIGHLLGLGHSSVPDAIMYPTIRTGMRKVELETDDVQGIQSLYGSNPNFTPTSPATSSREMDSSAGAGCRPDRVFVGVVAAVGLLLVIVL, encoded by the coding sequence ATGATGGGTGTATCGCAAGCTGCCGCCGTCGTGGCGGTGATGGCGTTCGCGGTCGCGTTGCCGGCGTCGGCCTTCCCGTCCGGCTTGCCGCCTGGGGCGCCATCGTTCCCGAACCCGTGGGCTGCGTTCCAGAACCTCTCTGGCTGTCACATGGGCGAGGAGCGGCAGGGCCTGGCCGGGCTCAAGGACTACCTCAGCCACTTCGGCtacctcccgccgccgccgtcgtcgtccccgTTCAGCGACGCGTTCGACCAGGACCTGGAGGCGGCCATCGCGACGTACCAGCGCAACTTCGGGCTCAACGCCACCGGCGCGCTGGACCCGTCCACCGTCTCGCAGATGGTCGCCCCTCGCTGCGGCGTGGCCGACGTCATCAACGGCACGTCCACCATGGCGAGGAGCTCCTCGGCGGACGACCACGGCAGGCACCTGTACGCCTACTTCCCCGGCGAGCCGACGTGGCCGCCGTTCCGTCGGGACCTCAGGTACGCGATCACCGCGACGTCGGAGACGTCCATCGACCGGTCCACGCTGAGCGACGTCTTCGCGCGCGCCTTCTCCCGGTGGGCCGCCGCCACCAACCTGCGGTTCGCGGAGACCGCGTCGGAGTCCGACGCCGACATCACCATCGGCTTCTACGCTGGATCGCACGGCGACGGCGAGCCGTTCGACGGGCCCCTGGGCACGCTCGCGCACGCCTTCTCGCCCACGGACGGCCGGTTCCACCTCGACGCCGCGGAGGCGTGGGTGGCCGGCAGCGACGTGTCGCGCTCGTCAACTACCGGGGCGGTGGACCTGGAGTCCGTGGCGGTGCACGAGATCGGCCACCTCCTGGGGCTCGGCCACTCCTCGGTGCCCGACGCCATCATGTACCCGACGATCCGGACGGGGATGAGGAAGGTGGAGCTGGAGACCGACGACGTCCAGGGGATACAGAGCCTGTACGGGAGCAACCCAAACTTCACGCCGacgtcgccggcgacgagcagccGCGAGATGGACAGTAGCGCCGGCGCGGGATGCCGACCGGATAGAGTCTTCGTCGGAGTAGTTGCGGCAGTTGGCCTGCTCCTAGTCATAGTGCTGTAG